The genomic DNA CTCCGCCGGGTGAAGACGGACCTCACCCGGGCTGCCCAGCTCTGAGTTGAGAGCCTTTGTCGGAAAAGGTCATGACGATGTCAGGGTCTACTCGTATCTTCAGACCATGACCGTCACTGCCCGCCGGGAGCTGGTGAGCGCAGCAACCCGTAACGCGTTCCGCTCTCTTGCCACGGATCTGACCATCCGGATCGTGGCCGAGCTGTGGGAGGACCATGGGTTCGCGCCCATCCCGCCCGAGGAGCTGAAGTACGACGACCCCGGGCAGCGGCGGACCACCTTCATGCTCTATGCGGAGGGCGTGGACTGGGGCGATCCTGAGCATGTCCGCCGGGCTCTCCTCGTCTTCGAGGACTTCATTCGCGCGTACCGAGACCCCGACCAGCAGGGCACCCCGAAGTGGCTTGAGGACATCGGTGTTCGACTGGAGCGGGACGGATTCCTGCTCGACAAGAGCGGCCGAATCTCATGGGAGCGAGCGCCGGTCCGTCTCCTGGATCGGGACCTGAGCACCCTGAGTGACGGCTCGGGGATCGCGGTCGAACTGGAGCGAATCAGGCGGGACCTGACGACCGATCCTCACGGGGCGATCGGGGCCGCCAAGCAGCTCATCGAGGCCACGGCGAAGACGGCTCTCCGGGAGCTGAGCATCGAGATCGACAAGAATGCCGCGCTCCCGACTCTGGTCAGCACCGTCCAGAAGGCACTGAAGCTCGACGCCGGTTCGGCTCCCGACGGGCCTGACGGCAGCAAGGCCGTGAAGAAGATCCTTTCCGGCTCGGTGAACATCGCCGTGGGCGTCGCGGAGCTGCGCAACCAGGGCTTCGGTAGTGGTCACGGGCAGGCCAGCGCGCCGTCCGGGCTGGGGGTTCGTCATGCCCGCCTGACCGTCAACGCAGCCGTGACCTGGTGTGAGCTGATCCTCGACACTCTGGCCGACCCGGCCGCGCCGTGGCGCAAGGGCCAGGTCTGACCTACTTCCAGAACACCTCGACCCGGTCCGGGTTCCAGACGTTGAAGGGCCGGGTCGCGGGGTGGATCAGGATCTCTCGGATCAGCCCCCGGTACGTCGACTGCTTCCGGGCGACGGAGTAGTCCTTCCACGCCTTCCGCAGCTCGGCCGCGCTGACCTCGGAGAGGTTGGCCTTGACCCCGTACTGAGCGATCTCCTTGCGGGCCCCGGCCATCCGGCCGTTCAGGGTGTCGATCGCGTCCCGGATCTCCCGGGCCGGGCGGTCGCCGTCCAGGAGTTCGTCCCCCAGCTCCTTCTTCCGCCGCTCCCAGCGGGCGAGCTTGGCCTCCAGCGCTGGGCGGGGGTCGTTGTCGTCCGCCTCGGCCGCCGCCTCGACCTCCTCCAGGCGCTTGAAGAGGAGCTTCTCCAACAGCGGCTCCAGGTCGGGGATCTGGATCGTCCGGCCTCCACAGCCGCCCCCGTCCTTCTTGCACGTATAGATGGGCATGTCCTTGTCCCCGCGCTGCCCCGTGCTCATCCGGTGGTGCTTCTTCCCCTCTTCCTTGCAGGAGCAGGGCTCGCCCGCGACGTGCGAGACCTTGCACGTGCACTTCACCAGGCCGCTCAGCGGGTACTTCAGGGCCGGGGTGTCCCGCTCGCCGTACTCCGCCTTGAACTCCTCGGAGCGCTCGGCGAGTAGGGCTCGGATCATGTCGCTGTCCTCGGGCTCGATGATCTTCGGCCAGACGGCCTGACCGTAGATCTCGCCCCTGTGCTCCTTGCGGCCCGAGATCCGGCCGGACATCAGCAGGAACCGCATGGCCTGGTACGACCAGGCCCCGCCGGTGGACGTCTTGATGCCCGCCTCGTTGGCCTCGGCCACCAGGGTCCCGAGCTTCTCGCCCTCCAGGACGCGGCGGGCCCACTTCTTGATGTGGGCGGCCTCCTCCTCGTTCAGGATCTCGCCCAGGATCTTCCGGCGTGAGCCCTCGCCGTCGAAGAGCCGGGTGTAACCGAAGGGCCGGTGGCCGGAGTTGTGGATCTTCCCGGCCTCGACCAGCTCCTGGATCTTGCGGAGGATGCGCTCCTGCTTGTGCTCGACCTCGTACTTCGCGATGGCCCCGAGCATCCGGGCGACCAACCGGCCCGTGGGGGTGCTCAGATCGAGGTCGCCCGCCTTGACGGTCGCGATCTCGGTCTTGTGGTCCTCCACGATGTTGATCAGGTGCTCCAGCTCCACGGGCTGGCGGTACACGCGGTCCGGGTGCCAGGACACGATGGCGTCGATGCAGCCCATCTCGATGTCGGCCAGCATCCGCAGGTAGTCCTTGCGCTTCTTCCGGCGGTCCGCGGCCGTCACGTCGTTGTCGATGTAGACCTCGATGACCCTCCAGCCGAGGGAGGCGGCGAGGAGTCGGCAGTCGTCCTCCTGGCGCTTGACGCCAAGTCCCCCGCCCTCGCGGTCATCTGAGATGCGGACATAGATCCCGACGCGGCGAACCCGATCTCTGGCGGAGGTCTTCATGCCCTTGACGGTAGCTGAGCTGGTGGGGTCCAAGGAAGGTGTGGCACCATGGCTCGGCCTACCAGGACCCGGAGCTCATACGCAGGGTGGCCCCACGGCTCGCGTTGATCTCGTGCGGCCGGGACAACCCGAAGACTCGTGACTTCCAGTTCTAGCACGTCGCCCCTGGTCAGCGCACTGCTTCGGCCACAGGGGCGGGGGTGCCGAGGGTCCGAGCGCCGCTCATTCACGCGACTACTGAAGTCCTCATCCGCGTAGCCTGATTGGGCCAGAAAGACA from Streptomyces avermitilis MA-4680 = NBRC 14893 includes the following:
- a CDS encoding recombinase family protein → MKTSARDRVRRVGIYVRISDDREGGGLGVKRQEDDCRLLAASLGWRVIEVYIDNDVTAADRRKKRKDYLRMLADIEMGCIDAIVSWHPDRVYRQPVELEHLINIVEDHKTEIATVKAGDLDLSTPTGRLVARMLGAIAKYEVEHKQERILRKIQELVEAGKIHNSGHRPFGYTRLFDGEGSRRKILGEILNEEEAAHIKKWARRVLEGEKLGTLVAEANEAGIKTSTGGAWSYQAMRFLLMSGRISGRKEHRGEIYGQAVWPKIIEPEDSDMIRALLAERSEEFKAEYGERDTPALKYPLSGLVKCTCKVSHVAGEPCSCKEEGKKHHRMSTGQRGDKDMPIYTCKKDGGGCGGRTIQIPDLEPLLEKLLFKRLEEVEAAAEADDNDPRPALEAKLARWERRKKELGDELLDGDRPAREIRDAIDTLNGRMAGARKEIAQYGVKANLSEVSAAELRKAWKDYSVARKQSTYRGLIREILIHPATRPFNVWNPDRVEVFWK
- a CDS encoding abortive infection family protein translates to MTVTARRELVSAATRNAFRSLATDLTIRIVAELWEDHGFAPIPPEELKYDDPGQRRTTFMLYAEGVDWGDPEHVRRALLVFEDFIRAYRDPDQQGTPKWLEDIGVRLERDGFLLDKSGRISWERAPVRLLDRDLSTLSDGSGIAVELERIRRDLTTDPHGAIGAAKQLIEATAKTALRELSIEIDKNAALPTLVSTVQKALKLDAGSAPDGPDGSKAVKKILSGSVNIAVGVAELRNQGFGSGHGQASAPSGLGVRHARLTVNAAVTWCELILDTLADPAAPWRKGQV